ACCACGCCAAGCGCCCCGGCCAAGAACAGCATGACAAACAAGGGCGAAAGCGCCCCTGTGCGCGACAACTCGAAAAGGGTCGCCATGGCTGAGGGCAGGTTGGCCACAATCCCCGCGAAGATGATCAGTGAGATTCCGTTGCCAATACCACGGCTAGTGATCTGCTCGCCAATCCACATCAGGAACATGGTGCCTGTCACCAAAACGGTGATGTATGAAACCAAGAACATGGGACCTGGATCAATCACGGCGCTCAGGCCAGCAGCCGTACGCAAATGCCCAAGTCCCATAGCGAACCCATAGGCCTGCACTACCGCAATGGCGACGGTTAGGTACCTTGTGTACTGGTTGAGCTTCTGCCGGCCACTCTCACCATCCTTCTTCAAGGCCTCCAGGGCTGGCAAAGCAGTGGAAAGCAGTTGAACGATGATGGAAGCGCTGATGTACGGCATGATGTTCAGGGCAAACACCGTCATGCGCCCTAAGGCACCACCTGTGAACATGTTGAACATGCCCAAGATGCCACCTTGGTTTTGGGACACAATCTGTCCCAGAACCGCTGAATCAATGCCAGGCACGGGAATGTAGGTGCCTAAACGGTAAACGACCAAGGCAGCGAGGGTGAACCATATCCGCTTCTGAAGTTCAGTCGCTTTGGCAAACGCCTTGAAGTTCAGGCTGTCAGAGATTTTTTGAACAGCTGTGGTCATTCATTCCCCGTCCTTTCACGCAAACAGCGTCACCGCACCGGGTGCGGAGACGCTGTCTGTAACTGCATCGCCAAGCGACAACTAGGTCACCCCTGCAATGCTCAGGCGGCCTCAGCCTCTTCAGCCACTTCAAGAATGACGACCGTGCCGCCAGCCTTCTCCACAGCATCTTTGGCGCCTTTGGAAACGCCTGCAACTTCAAAGCGCAGGGGCTTGTTCAGCTCACCTTTGCCCAGAAGACGAACGCCTTCGACATTGCCGCGGCCAATAACCCCAGCCTTACGCAAGCTATCATAGGTCACAGGGGCATCCGCAGGCAATTTACCCTCTTCAACCGCTTGGGCAACACGACCCAGGTTGGCGATGGCGTAATGCTTGCGGAAGATATTGACAAAGCCACGTTTCGGCATACGGCGGTAAAGGGGAAGCTGACCACCCTCAAAACCATTCAGGGCAACGCCCTCACGGGCTTTCTGGCCCTTCACGCCTTTGCCAGATGTCTTGCCCTTGCCAGAGCCGATGCCACGGCCCAGGCGTTTGCGGCGGGTGTGCGCGCCTTCATTATCGCGCAGCGCATTGAGTTTCATTCAGTCCTCCACCTTCACGAGGTGCGCCACCTTGCGGATCATGCCGCGCACCGCAGGAGTATCTTCAAGGACGCGAACCGAACCAATGCCGCGCAGGCCGAGGCCCCGCACAGTTTCAGCCTGGCCCGGC
The sequence above is drawn from the Formicincola oecophyllae genome and encodes:
- the rplO gene encoding 50S ribosomal protein L15 is translated as MKLNALRDNEGAHTRRKRLGRGIGSGKGKTSGKGVKGQKAREGVALNGFEGGQLPLYRRMPKRGFVNIFRKHYAIANLGRVAQAVEEGKLPADAPVTYDSLRKAGVIGRGNVEGVRLLGKGELNKPLRFEVAGVSKGAKDAVEKAGGTVVILEVAEEAEAA
- the secY gene encoding preprotein translocase subunit SecY; the encoded protein is MTTAVQKISDSLNFKAFAKATELQKRIWFTLAALVVYRLGTYIPVPGIDSAVLGQIVSQNQGGILGMFNMFTGGALGRMTVFALNIMPYISASIIVQLLSTALPALEALKKDGESGRQKLNQYTRYLTVAIAVVQAYGFAMGLGHLRTAAGLSAVIDPGPMFLVSYITVLVTGTMFLMWIGEQITSRGIGNGISLIIFAGIVANLPSAMATLFELSRTGALSPLFVMLFLAGALGVVGFIVFMELAQRRVTIQYPKRMVGTRVYGGDTTHLPLKVNTAGVIPPIFASSVLLIPATLSGFTHSTTGVMGKVGQWLSQGQPLYMILYAVMIVFFSYFYAAVTFNPDETAENLRKQGGFIPGVRPGSATAHYLDRILSRLTGISALYMVAVCLLPQFLINRYHVPFYFGGTSLIIIVSVTIDTVTQIKSHLVGHQYQGLINRQRGRGGRARTTATRRRITGGKP
- the rpmD gene encoding 50S ribosomal protein L30; its protein translation is MSEGKTLRVKQIASVIGRKPGQAETVRGLGLRGIGSVRVLEDTPAVRGMIRKVAHLVKVED